The following coding sequences lie in one Trichoderma breve strain T069 chromosome 1, whole genome shotgun sequence genomic window:
- a CDS encoding NUDIX domain-containing protein, with amino-acid sequence MSQISSPQESPASPPKFLFDVDDSLGEWNVPVQQWLDAHKVKLEERQIKLDRLATGCVVVNPEGKVLLIQRASHDSMPNRWEIPGGAADDSDPTILHGAARELWEETRLVAKRFVRPVTEGPEGGDLRVFPNSTKTLWLCRFSFEVEVESASQVTLDANEHQDFVWATEDEVKAQKIGDRDIPLTHESARSVILESFRLRNEN; translated from the coding sequence ATGTCTCAAATCAGCTCCCCACAAGAATCCCCCGCATCGCCGCCCAAATTCCTTTTCGATGTCGACGACTCTCTTGGCGAATGGAACGTACCTGTTCAACAATGGCTCGATGCACACAAAGTGAAGCTTGAGGAGCGCCAGATCAAGCTAGACAGGTTGGCGACAGGCTGTGTCGTGGTTAATCCCGAAGGAAAGgtcctcctcatccagcGCGCCAGCCACGATTCCATGCCAAACAGATGGGAGATACCTGGCGGCGCTGCTGATGACAGCGATCCCACCATCTTGCACGGCGCTGCACGAGAACTGTGGGAGGAAACGAGGCTTGTCGCAAAACGTTTTGTCCGGCCCGTTACAGAGGGACCGGAGGGAGGGGATCTGCGAGTGTTCCCAAATAGCACGAAAACACTATGGCTCTGCAGGTTTTCATTCGAAGTGGAGGTTGAAAGTGCCAGTCAAGTTACGTTGGATGCGAATGAGCACCAGGATTTTGTTTGGGCTACGGAAGATGAAGTCAAGGCGCAGAAAATCGGTGATCGGGACATTCCTCTTACACATGAGTCTGCGAGGTCTGTTATTTTGGAATCTTTCCGGCTGAGGAATGAGAACTAG
- a CDS encoding heterokaryon incompatibility protein (HET) domain-containing protein, producing MGDLDRFSDASSVFIPQPCIANASAKKLGYQYQPFQDNVSIRIFTLAPGKPSEPLRGTLEAIKIDEIRSYEAISYVWKEDGPLNCKYEIVITADDDDDDERLLELTEGGNIFAALRRIRLPDRGRRIWADQICINQEDLDERSQQVQFMNRIYKDASHVLVWLGLDNNGEAISAFSLIHNLHKTLQNAGDSYARRADDLEQEVKNNKKALQSLTNRKWFKRGWIVQEIGTAAPATMFWGDAEIDWKILHSVCESLTDYHHLRKELNINTSDIKFLFQRFIEPDATSHHANRFNFIYELHRARSLNFTNDRDRIFAFLGHYSLTSDDFFNSELASITPNYSMSVEQVYTDLAKRSLRGCQRDSALITLAAVQHLDGRLPSRDGPAPLPNSGLPSWVPDWRTYQGFILSEPINPHRAHGSSKPKLEIDDDSALLRIHGVYVDTIEACSPPLKNKDFHGKSRMIEFLWNEICQKKSFNLGDKYRNGQEQAFFAFMQTLSNGCVQIAGREGIPYNEIPASRWLEQAAMYLMGALGNTSTVSPEIRTLADEARCKHEKEEWSRSANGASKNRIFARTESGYYVLGPAVMEKGDVICVLFGGKLPFCLRPVGNRYLLVGECYTHGLMEGEALDMMTRGECSEKEFEIV from the exons ATGGGAGATCTAGACAGATTCTCTGACGCGTCAAGTGTTTTCATTCCCCAGCCGTGCATCGCCAATGCCTCCGCCAAAAAATTAGGGTACCAATACCAACCATTCCAGGACAATGTGTCTATTCGAATATTCACTCTAGCCCCCGGCAAACCATCCGAGCCATTGAGAGGAACACTTGAAGCTATTAAGATTGATGAGATAAGAAGCTACGAGGCGATATCATATGTCTGGAAGGAGGATGGCCCGCTAAATTGCAAATATGAGATTGTAATCActgccgatgatgatgatgatgatgagaggctTTTAGAACTGACAGAAGGGGGAAATATCTTTGCAGCGCTGAGGCGCATCCGTCTTCCGGATCGAGGGCGCCGTATTTGGGCCGACCAAATCTGTATCAATCAAGAGGATTTAGATGAAAGAAGCCAGCAGGTGCAGTTTATGAACAGAATATACAAAGATGCGTCCCATGTTCTGGTCTGGCTTGGGCTCGACAACAATGGAGAAGCCATTTCAGCGTTCTCTTTGATACACAATCTACACAAAACGCTCCAAAACGCCGGCGATTCTTATGCCCGGCGCGCGGATGACCTGGAACAAGAAGTAAAGAACAACAAAAAGGCGTTGCAAAGTCTAACCAATCGTAAATGG TTTAAACGCGGTTGGATCGTACAAGAGATTGGAACCGCTGCACCTGCTACAATGTTCTGGGGAGACGCAGAAATTGACTGGAAGATACTGCATAGCGTTTGCGAATCACTCACAGACTATCACCATCTTCGTAAAGAGCTAAACATCAACACGTCCGACATCAAGTTCCTGTTCCAGAGATTCATTGAGCCGGACGCAACTAGCCATCACGCCAACCGATTCAACTTTATATATGAGCTTCATCGAGCACGCAGCTTAAACTTCACCAACGACAGAGACCgcatctttgcttttctcgGCCACTATTCTCTCACCTCAGACGACTTCTTCAACTCTGAGCTTGCGTCAATCACACCCAATTATTCGATGTCTGTGGAGCAAGTTTACACTGACTTGGCTAAGCGGTCGCTGAGGGGATGCCAAAGGGATTCAGCTCTGATAACATTAGCAGCCGTGCAGCACCTTGACGGGAGGCTACCGTCCCGTGATGGCCCGGCACCACTTCCTAACAGCGGACTGCCATCTTGGGTGCCAGATTGGAGGACTTACCAAGGTTTTATTCTTTCAGAGCCCATCAATCCGCATCGAGCTCATGGTTCTTCAAAGCCAAAGCTTGAGATTGATGACGACTCCGCCCTACTTCGCATCCACGGTGTGTATGTCGACACGATTGAAGCGTGCTCCCCACCGTTGAAGAATAAAGACTTTCACGGCAAAAGTCGCATGATAGAGTTCCTCTGGAACGAGATTtgccaaaagaaaagcttCAATCTAGGTGATAAATACCGCAATGGCCAAGAGCAAGCTTTCTTTGCATTCATGCAAACTCTTAGCAATGGCTGCGTGCAGATTGCTGGACGAGAGGGGATCCCGTACAACGAGATCCCAGCCTCTAGGTGGCTTGAACAGGCAGCAATGTACCTCATGGGAGCACTTGGTAACACAAGTACCGTATCACCAGAGATACGGACACTCGCAGATGAGGCCAGGTGCAAGCACGAGAAAGAGGAGTGGAGCCGTTCGGCTAATGGAGCCTCGAAGAATCGTATCTTTGCGCGAACGGAGAGCGGATATTATGTTCTCGGGCCTGCAGTCATGGAGAAGGGCGATGTTATATGCGTCTTATTTGGCGGAAAGTTGCCATTCTGTCTACGGCCGGTTGGAAACCGGTACCTACTAGTCGGCGAATGTTATACCCATGGGTTGATGGAGGGAGAGGCGCTTGATATGATGACCCGAGGAGAATGCTCCGAGAAGGAGTTTGAGATTGTGTAA
- a CDS encoding NUDIX domain-containing protein: MLSTNTSGAAAAQRLASDLQFNFTVHPSAAPFTVSQQAYLSAHPDPRYTHIATGSLVFDTSNQSCPRLLLLQRAAHDSMPNKWEVPGGGCDDDDESILHAAARELWEEAGLKAVHLGAPVGRPYFLQSRSGKKVCKFVFPVQVETNSEGHMDVTLDPREHQNFTWASEEEVKAKRINDMELEFTHKDLECIVLTAFSQFKTG, translated from the coding sequence ATGCTTAGTACCAATACTTcgggagcggcagcagctcagcGTCTTGCATCAGACCTCCAGTTCAATTTTACTGTCCATCCCAGCGCTGCTCCGTTTACAGTCTCCCAGCAAGCATATCTTTCAGCTCATCCAGATCCGAGATACACTCACATCGCGACTGGGTCGCTTGTGTTCGACACCAGCAATCAGTCATGCCCtcggctgcttctgcttcagcgCGCTGCCCATGACAGCATGCCCAACAAGTGGGAGGTCCCGGGGGGTGGctgtgacgacgacgacgagagcATCCTGCACGCTGCGGCGCGCGAGCTATGGGAGGAAGCCGGGCTTAAAGCAGTCCATCTGGGGGCTCCTGTTGGAAGACCTTACTTCTTACAAAGTAGATCCGGGAAGAAAGTATGCAAATTTGTGTTCCCGGTGCAGGTCGAGACCAATAGTGAAGGTCACATGGATGTGACTTTGGACCCACGAGAGCATCAAAACTTCACATGGGccagtgaagaagaagtcaaggccaagaggATAAACGACATGGAGCTGGAGTTTACTCACAAGGATCTGGAGTGTATAGTGCTTACAGCATTTAGTCAATTCAAGACGGGATGA